GGGTTCTACGAGGCCCACCTGTTGGTCGAGGTAGGGATGGCCCTTACGGGCCACCCCCCTCACAGATCCGGACGTGCGGCTTTCCCGCATCCGGCTCTTGCCTTAGGTCGTGACGAGCGACCGTATCCAGGACGCAGGATAACGATGGTAGATTCGGGGACTCGGCAGCCACTTGCCCGTCAGGCGCGACATCCGCTCCCAGGTGACCCGCCCCCTCTGGCTGCGACGCTCCAGCGCCCGCTTCCAGGTGCGGATCACCGCGTTGCGGAACACCGCCAGCGCTTCTCCATTGAGCGATACCCCATAGTACTGGTAGTGGCCGCGCAGGACGGACGCCAGCCATCGACCCTGTTCCGGCACGGCTTCATGCCTGCGCCGCCGCAGCTCTCGCTTCACCTGCTGCAGCTTCGCCCGCATCCGCTTCCGTACCGTTTGCCGCACTACCACAAACCTCCCTCTCCGGCTGCGCCCACAGATGTGGGTGAAGCCCAGAAAGGTAAAGGTCTCTGGCTTGCCCTCACCCCGCCTCGCCCGGTTGGACGCCGCAAAGCGCCCAAACTCGATGAGACGGGTCTTCTCCGCGTGCAGCTCCAGCCCGAACCGGCGCAACCGCTCCACCAGTTCCTTCTGAAACTGCTCCGCTTCGCTGCGGCGCTCAAGGCCCAACACAAAGTCGTCCGCGTACCGCACCACCACAACGTCGCCGCGGCCCTTACGTGTCCGCCAGTGTTGGACCCACTGGTCGAAGGCATAGTGAAGATAGATGTTCGCCAACACCGGGCTGATGACCCCGCCCTGCGGCGTCCCCTCTTCACTCGGCCTCCACTTCCCGTCCTCCAGCACGCCCGCCTTCAGCCACTTCTGGATGAGACGCACGACGCGCCGGTCCCCGATCCGGTGCTCGATGAACTTGACCAACCATTCGTGATTGATGGTGTCATAGAAACCACGAATGTCGGCATCCAGCACCCAGCTTACCCGCTTTACCGTGATCCCTACCGTCAGCGCATCCAACGCTTGGTGCGGGTTGCGCCCCGGTCGGAACCCATACGAGAAGCCCAGAAACTCCTCTTCCCAGACGACACTCAGGATGCCGGCGACTACTCTCTGCACTATCTTGTCCTCCATCGCCGGCTTCCCAAGTGGCCTCTGCCGCCCGTCGGCTTTCGGGATGTACACCCGCTCAACCGGCCTGGCTCGGTAGGCTCCTCGTCTCAGTCGTCCAGACAGGTCTTGCAGGTTCCCCTCCAAGTCCTGCCCGTATTCCCGCCACGTGACCTGGTCCACCCCCGGCGCCGCCTTCGGATTGAGGCTCAAGTACGCCTCCCGCAGGTGGTCCACGTTGTACACGTGGTGGT
The sequence above is drawn from the Bacillota bacterium genome and encodes:
- the ltrA gene encoding group II intron reverse transcriptase/maturase, whose amino-acid sequence is MPRAQDRMMGMPPALERIRAVVRRDKGERLVSLYHHVYNVDHLREAYLSLNPKAAPGVDQVTWREYGQDLEGNLQDLSGRLRRGAYRARPVERVYIPKADGRQRPLGKPAMEDKIVQRVVAGILSVVWEEEFLGFSYGFRPGRNPHQALDALTVGITVKRVSWVLDADIRGFYDTINHEWLVKFIEHRIGDRRVVRLIQKWLKAGVLEDGKWRPSEEGTPQGGVISPVLANIYLHYAFDQWVQHWRTRKGRGDVVVVRYADDFVLGLERRSEAEQFQKELVERLRRFGLELHAEKTRLIEFGRFAASNRARRGEGKPETFTFLGFTHICGRSRRGRFVVVRQTVRKRMRAKLQQVKRELRRRRHEAVPEQGRWLASVLRGHYQYYGVSLNGEALAVFRNAVIRTWKRALERRSQRGRVTWERMSRLTGKWLPSPRIYHRYPASWIRSLVTT